TTCGCCGGGCCGATGAAGGCCGGGGAGAAGGCGTTCTTGAACTTCTCGTGCATCCCGAAAGACGTGGTGCCGGAGGACGCCGCGGCCATCGAAGGCGAGCTCGAGATCGTCGGCTTCACCGGCAAGGAGAGCAAGAAGGCCGACACCTACTGGAAGAACGAAGACCTGGTGCCCAAGGACCGCCCCAAGGGCGGCATCAAGAAGAAGTAGGCAGCCGGTAGTGCTTCTCGAGGATGCGGGCGGTGAAGGTCGCGCGTAGGTAGAACCCGCGCGGCAGCGCCGCGAAGGGCGCGCCGTCCGCATCGAAACCCCGGCGGCGGGAGCGGCTGTTGGCCGCCTTGGGGCGCACTTGCATCACTTGCCCCATCTGCCCGGTGATGCTCTCCACGTCCCCGCGGCCGATGAGCCCCGACAGCTCGTCCCAATCGAAGCGCAGGGCGGCTTCTTCGTCCGCGTCCGGGCTCCACAAGAGCGGTTCCCCCAAGTGGCGCTCTGCGGGAGGGATGCTGCGCTCTCCTTCCACCGGGACCCACAGCACGCGCGACAATTTTCGTCGCACCCAGGAGTGCTCCCACTCCACGTCGCCCACCTCGCCCAGGTCGATGGTGCACACGAAGGTCGACTCCGCGGGACGCCCCCGACGGTCCACCGGCAGGGTCTTGAGCTCCACGCCGATCTCCGCGAAGTCCGGCTGTGCCCGAGACCCGGCCGTCGCGCCCAGCGCCGCCTCCACCACTTGCCCCACGAAGCCCTTGGCCCGCCGGAGATCTGGCGGCGCGCTCAGCCCCAGTCGGGTCGAGAGCTCGCCCAGGGTCACGCCGGCCAGGGCCCGGGCTCGGGACAAAAGCTCGGCTTCGCTCTGGGGCGGGCTCGCCATGGGCTGAATATGGACGAACATTGCACGGCTTTCTCCCCTGGTTTAGGAGGAAGGGACCGTGCGGGTCGCAGTTTCAGGTGTGATCGTCCTCGCCGTCGCCGCTCTTCCGGCGTGCGCCAGCAAGGAGAACACCGCGCCGAAGCCGGCGCCCAGCGCCGAAGCGCCGGTCACCGAAACCAGCGCCGCCCCGGTGGCCAGCGTGGCTCCCGCGGCTCCCGACAAACCCAAGGACGACGGCCCGCGGCTGTACGTGAAGAGCCGCTTCGCCTGGGTACACCCACAGCCTGGCTCCGAGGGCTGGATCGGCTATCTGTGGTCCGGCGCCTCGGTGAAGCTCAAGCAGGCCGAGCCGGTGGTGGGCCCGGGCTGCAGCAAGTGGGTGGCCATCGAGCCCCGCGGCTACGTGTGCGCCGACGGTGAGCGTGCCACCTTGGATCCCAAGGACCCCGCGTACCAGGTGCTCGCCAAGTACGCTCCACGCCTCGACACCGCGTGGCCCCATGACTACGGCGAGTCCCGCGGTCTCATCCGCTACAAGACGATCCCCACGCCGGAGGAGCAGCGCCGCCGCGAGTGGGATCTCGTCGACCACATGAAAGAGGTGCAGGCGGCCCTCGAAGGCAAGCCTCGGGATGCGTCCCTCGAGGGCGTGGATCTCACACCGGCCCCGAGCACGCCCATCGAGCTCGGCGAGCTTCCGGGCACCGCCCGCGAGCCCCGCAATCGCCTGCTGCCCACCTCCACCGTGGCGTGGATCGCTCAGACTCACGCCGAAGGTCGCGACTGGCTGCTCTCGGCAGACATGATGTGGGCGCCGAAAGATCGCGTGATGGTCTACCCCAAGGTCACCTTCCACGGGGTGGAGCTCGGAAAGGGCGTGCAGCTGCCCTTGGCGTTCTTCCGCGGGGAAGACCGCGACAAATTCGAGCGCAAGGCCGACGGCAGCTTCGTGCCCGCGGGCGACAAGTTCCTGCGCCTGAGCTACGTGCAGCTCACCGGCAAGAGCGAAGACAAAGACGGCGAAACCTACCTGGAGACCCGCGACGGCGGCCGCTGGGTGAAGAAGAAAGAAGCCGTCGTGCCGGAGCCGTCGAGCACCACGCCCTGGGGCGCTCCCGTGGGAGGAGCCGACACCAAGGACGCCCCCGCCGGCCGTCGCACCTGGATCGAGGCGAGCGTGTGGAAGGGCTGGCTGGTCGCCTTCGAAGGCACGAAGCCCGTGTACGCCACCATGATCTCCCCCGGTCGCGGCGGCACCCCCGTGCGCGGCAAGACACCCCTGGAAACCGCCTCCACGCCCACCGGCAGCTTCAAGATCACCGGCAAGTTCGCCACCGCGACCATGGTCGCCCCCCACGAGTACATCCACTCCGACGTACCCTGGACGCAGAACTTCAGCGGCCCCCACGCGCTGCACGGCGCCTACTGGCACGACAACTGGGGCAACCGCATGAGCGCCGGCTGCGTGAACGTCTCTCCCATCGACGGCAAGTGGCTGTTCGAGTTCACCGAGCCGGAGCTACCCCCGGGCTGGCACGGCGTGCGCTGGCGCCCCAGCGAAGAGCCGGCCACCACGTTCATCGTCCACGACTGACATTTGTTTTTGTTTGTCGGGGCGGCGCGGCTACGACTCGCCGCCATGGCGGCGAAGAAACCGAATTGGTCGAAGCTCGAGACGACTTTGGGCACGGCCGAAGACGTCCCGGAGCTGCTCGCGGCGCTCTCGTCCTCGTCGAAACAGAAACGGCGGGCCGCGCTCTCGGAGCTTTCGCTCTTGCTCGTCGAAGACGGCGATCGCAGCGAAGCCGCGGTCTTCGTGATCCCGGAGCTTGCGGCGCGCCTCGGTCGGTCGAACAGCGAGGATCGTCTGGCGCTCTTGGAGCTTCTGTCCTGGCTCGCCGCGTCGGAGCCCGGCGCCGCCTGCGCGGCGCATCTCGTGCCGGTGCACGACGGTGACGGCTGGCATCGCGTCGGAGAAACGAACACCCTCGCCTACCTCGCGGTGGAGGCCCACTCGAAGGAAGTCGCGGCGGCGCTCTCGGATCGCGATCCCGCGGTGCGCGGCGCGGCGCTGGGCGTCTTGTGCCTCGCGCCCCCGAAGTCCGCCGCCCTCCTGCTCCCCGCCCTCGAAGATACGGTTCCCGCCCTCGCCGCCCTCGCGGCGTTGGCGCTGGTGAAGCAGGCCCGGTACTGGGGTGTGGCGCTGGACGACCGCGCCCTTGTCGGAAAGCCGAAAGGCGCCGCCGCGCTGCTGCTGGCGAGCGCGCGACTACTCCACGAAGACGGCGCAGCAGCGTGGTCGACCTTGATGGGTCAGCTCGAAAAGCTGAAGAAGCTCGCGGCGCCGGAGAAGGACACGCGTATGCTCCCCCAGGCGCTCCGAGGCAGCGGCCTGGTCGCGTTCTGCTTCGCCATCCTGGCGCGCTCTGCCGCCGCGGACCACGCCCGCTTGGCCCGACTCCTCGCGCGTGCTCCCCAGGCGGTGGACGAAGACACGCTGGTGCTGCTCGCCGAAGCGCTGTTCTCGCGGGAGGACGTCACCCTGCGAGGCGCGCGACCCGAGCGGTTGAGCGAGTCCCAACGCGCGTTCGTCGCTCTGCTGGCCAACACGGATCCTTTCACCTCTACGCCCCACGAAGCGGTCATCGCACGCGGCGTGCCCATCAGTCCGTTGGATGGCATGACGTCATCCTTCGCCAGAGCTGCCGAGAGCTACCTCGGGAAGTCTCCCGCCGACGCCTATCGCAAGGCCCTCCCGGGCGTGGTGCGCGGCAAGCAGGTGCGTTGGCCGCTGTACGTGTGGGCGCACGGCGTGGTGCGCAGCGAGGTGCCCGAGAGCGCCTTCGTCGCGGCCGTGGCGGGGCTGTCGACCAAGGCGCTCTTGTCCCTGGCGGAAGCGCTCAGCTTCCCTCCGCGGGATCTGGTCGGCCCCGGCTTCGATCAACGTATCCTTCACCACGCCCTCACCAAGGCCACCGCCAAGGACAAGAGCGTCGCGGCCGCGGCGCGGAAACGCGCCGACGCCGAGCGACCCGAAGGCGCCACGGGCCTGTGGCTCTGGTGCCAAGCCGTGAACCCCAAGAAGCCCTCGGAAGAAGAGCTGACGGAGCTCGAGGACCGAGTCTGCGTGCTGCTCTACCCCGGCGCCGACGCACTGGTGCGAGAAGTCTTGGCATCCCTCCCCGCGCCTGCCGCTGCGCGCGTGGTGGAGAGCCTGGATCTCGACGACCTGTCGAGCTGCGACCCCGTGGATCTGCTGAGCCGCTGGGAGGTCCTCGAGCTGTCAGCGGATCCCAAGGCCGCCGCGAGCGAGGCCGTGTCGGCCATCCGCGACTTCGACGACCCACCCCGTCATCCCACGCACACCGCCCGCGCGGGGCGCGCGCTCTCCGCGCTGATGCCTCACTCGCGAACGGTGGTGGCAAAGGCGCTGAAAGCGCGCACGACCGCGCCGTGGGATCCGTTCCTGCGATCCTGGCTCGCTACGACTTCGCGCAGTTGAACATCCAGCTCACGCCGAGCTCGTCCACCACCACGCCGAACAGCGCGCCCCAGGGCGCGTCGAACAAGGGCTGGATCGTCTTGCCGCTCTTGGCCAGCACCTCGAAGCTCTCGTGGGCCTGCGCCGGATCGTCGAGGTTCAGAGCGATGCTCACGACACCGCCGGGTGAAGGCGTCTCGCCATCGCCGTCGCTCAACATGAGCGTGGCGCCGCCCAGAGTCAGCTCGGCGTGCATCACGCGCTGTTTCTGTGCCTCCGGGCAGCTTCCATTCACGTCGCCGAAGCGCTGAAGGCTCTTCACCTCGGCGCGGAAGGCGGCCTGGTACAGGGCAATCGCCCGCTCGGACTGGCCGCCCACGATCAGATAGGGAGTCGCTTTGGAGATGGTCATCGCTTTCCTTTGGTTGGAGTCAAGCGTCAGACCGCCGGCGGCGGACGAACTCATCGGTGCGCGACGAGAAAGTCAGCCCGCGCCACAACCGCTTGCAATCACTACCCTACTCCCGGGCGCAAGGGCTGCGACGTGCCCTTTCGATGGCAGCAGCACGCGGCTGGCACCGCGCTCCCGTGCCGGGAGCGCGATCCTCGGACTTCACGCTACGGACAGGCAGGAAGTGAAGCGTCACTCACGTCGCGTTCACCCCCGCCACCGTATAGAGCTCGTCAACGTCGAGTCTGCAAACGTGTAGTGGCGGCGAGGTGCGCTGCTCGTCATGACCTCGCTCATCCTATAGCATTCGCCGCCGACGCCGGCCCGCGCGAGCTGTTTCCGCGCCGAACCAACAGCCTCGGGGGAAGAAGTCCGGCTCGGTCCGGTTTTGAGACCCGCTCTAAGCGCCGAGCTTTTGCGCGAACAACCGGCACACGTCCGTGGCGGTGAGGATGCCGACCAGCTCGCCGCCGCGGGTGACCACCGCGCTGGAAATGCGACGCTCACCCATCTCGGCCACGGTGCGGCCCAGGGGCGCGTCGGCATCGACCACGAAGGCAGGCATGTGACACACCTCGCGCACGCGCGTCGCCGGGGGTTCCCCGCTGGCAAGGGCCGCGGCCACCTGGATGTCGCGATCCGTGATCACGCCCACCACGGCACCTTCGGAGGTGACCGGAAGATGGTGACAGTCGTGCTCGTCCATCATTACCTGGGCGGTGACCACGTCCTCGTTGACGTCGATCGAATGAGGAAACGCCGTCATCGCCGAGCCCACTCGAGTCGCGCTCATGCCTCGCTCCTACCACGCGGGCGGCCTTGGTCGTAGCGACGATCGTCACACGAAGAGGGCGACCTCGCTCAGCTGCTTGCGCCGGAGATCCGGCACCTTCGCGTCCGCGGCTGGGTAACCCACGGGAAACAAGATGAAGGGCTTCTCGTTCGCCGGCCGGCCCAGGATTTCGGACAAGAAGCCCATGGGGCTCGGGGTGTGGGTCAGCGTGGCGAGCCCCATGCGGTGCAGTGCCGCGATGAACAGTCCGCAGGCGATGCCGACGCTCTCCTTCACGTAGTAGTTCTTGCGGCGGGCGCCGTCCGGAAGCTGGCCGAAGGTCTCCTCGAACACCACCACGAGCCACGGCACGGTCTCGAGATACGGCTTGTGCCAATCGGTGCCCAGAGGAGCCAACGCCTCGCGCCACTCCGGCGGCATGCGGCCGCCTTCGTAGGAGATCCGCTCCTCTTCCTCGGCGGCGATGCGAATGCGGCGCTTGGTGTTGGCATCACTGATTGCCACGAAACGCCAAGGCTGGCGGTGCGCGCCGCTGGGCGCGGTGGAGGCCGCCTGGATCGCCAGCTCGATGGCCGCCCGCGGCACGGGCTCCTCGGAGAAGAAGCGGCAGCTCCGCCGCTGGTTCATTTCTGCGAAGAACGCTTGGCCCCGCGTCAGCATCTCCTCGGGCTCGAGCCGTTCGGTTCGGTACGGGATGAACGGGTGCTCGTCGCTCGCCATGGGGGCAGGTTATGCCCTGATCCGCCGTCAAAGCGAGGCCATCTCGGAGATCCGTTCAAGGGTTTCGGGTAGCGACCGGTCTTTCCATCCAAATGGCGATCGGCGAGCTCATCTCCTTCCGGCCCAGCGGGCCGCCCAGCGTTCCCCCGGACACCTGGGCCTCGGCGCACCGCATGGCGCGCCGCGTGGGCCGCCCCCTGAGCCACTTCCTCCACGTGGAAGCGGCCAGCGGCGTGGTGCTGCTCTTGGCGGCCGCCGGCGCGCTGGTGTGGGCCAACGGCCCCTGGCACCAGAGCTACGAGCACGTGTGGCACACGCCCATCGGCTTTCAGCTCGGCTCGCTGTCGTTCGCCCACCCGCTGCATTTCTGGATCAACGACGTCCTCATGGTGCTCTTCTTCTTCGTCGCCGGCATGGAGATCCGGCGCGAAATCCACGAGGGAGAGCTGAGCGAGGTGCGTCGCGCGGCCCTGCCCGTGATCGCGGCGCTGGGCGGCATGATCGCTCCGGCGATCATCTACGCCGGGTTCGCCCACGGCACGCCGGTGAGCCGCGGCTGGGGCACGCCGATGGCCACCGACATCGCCTTCGCCGTGGGCATCTTCGCGTTGCTCGGCAAGCGCGTGGCACCCGGGCTCAGAGTGCTGCTCTTGGCTCTGGCGATCGTGGACGACATCGGCGCCATCGTGGTGATCGCCGTGTTCTTCCCGACGGGCTTCCAAGCGCTGAGCCTGGCGGTCGCGGTGGGCGGCATCGGGCTGATCGTGGCCATGCGACGCCTCGGCGTGCGGCGTGCCTTGGCCTACGTGCCTCCGGCGATCGTGGTCTGGTACGGCGTGTACAAGAGTGGCGTCCACCCGACGGTAGCGGGGGTGGTGGTCGGCCTGCTCACGCCGGTTCGGCCTTGGTATGGCGCGCGTGGTTTCTCTTCGGTAGCACGACGCGCGATCGAGGACTTCACGCGCCGAGAGCGCGAGCACGCGCCAGCGACGGATCTCGTCATTCCCCTCTCGCGCATCGAGACCGCGCAGCGCGAGGCGCTGGCGCCGGTCACGCGCCTCACCACACTTTTGCATCCCTGGGTGGCCTTCGGGATCATGCCGCTGTTCGCCTTGGCGAACGCCGGCGTGAACCTCCACGGCGTGGATTTCGGCTATCCCTCGGCCAACGTCGTCGCCCTGGGCGTGTTCTTGGGACTGCTCCTGGGCAAGCCCATCGGCGTGCTGGGAGCCTGTTGGCTCGGCACCAAGCTCGGCGTCGCAGCGCTGCCCCGTGGCGTGGACTTGAAAGGCATTTTCGTCGTGGGCTTGGCGGCCGGAATCGGCTTCACCATGGCGATCTTCATCTCCGGCTTGGCCTTCGGCGACGCGGGGCATCTGGGTGTGGCAAAGCTCGCCATCCTGGCGGGGTCCTTCGTCTCGGGGGTGGCGGCGCTGCTGATGGGCCGGCGTCTTTTGTCTCCGGCCGGTGCGGAGCACGTGAGCGTCGACGACGCCGAACAGTCGGACGAATACTGAGTAGACTGCCCGGGCATGGACCGGGCGCTCGAAGGCTACGCGTCGGAGAAGGAATCCAGCTTCTTGTACGGCGTGCTGGCCGAGGTGGAACGCGGCACGCCACGGGAAGAGCTGTTCCGCAAGCTGGCCGACGCGGCCGAAGAGCAAGCGGAGGTGTGGGCGACGCACCTGTCACGGATTCCAGAGGTCTCGCCGAGCCTACGCGCTCGCCTGGTCGCGCGGCTGGTTCGACGCTTCGGCGTGCCGGCGCTGCGCCCGGCGCTGGCGGCCATGAAGGTGCGCGGTCTTTCGGCCTACGACCACGGCCACGAGAAGCCCTCGGAGGTAGTGGGCAGCGAGAAGCGCCATGCCATGGTGGGCGGGGGCAACCTGCGAGCAGCCGTGTTCGGCGTGAACGACGGCCTGGTCTCGAACACCGCGTTGATCCTGGGGGTGGCGGGAGCCAATGCCGGCAACCACGTCATCCTGCTGTCCGGAGTGGCGGGGCTTCTGGCCGGCGCCTTCAGCATGGCGGCCGGAGAGTACGTGTCGGTGCGCTCGCAGCGCGAGCTGTACGAGTACCAGATCGGTCTCGAGCGCGAAGAGCTCGCGGAGTACCCGGAAGAGGAAGCCGAGGAGCTGGCCCTCATCTACGCCGCCCGCGGCTTACCGAAGGACGACGCTCGGGAGCTCGCCCAGCGCATCACGGCAGATCCCGCGCGCGCTCTCGACACCTTGGCTAGAGAAGAGCTCGGGCTGGATCCGAGCTCCCTCGGATCGCCGCTCGGTGCGGCGCAGTCGTCCTTCGCGGCGTTCGCCATCGGCGCCGCCTTGCCCCTGATGCCGTTCGCGCTCGCCTCGGGATGGGTGGCCCTGGGCGCCGCGGTCGCGCTGGCGGCGCTGGCGTTGTTCTCCGTGGGCGCAGCGCTGAGCCTGTTCACGGGAAGGAGCGCGCTGTACGGCGGCGCGCGGATGCTCGCCATCGGAAGCGCGGCGGGAGCCGCCACCTTCGCCATCGGCCGCCTGCTCGGATGAGGAACCTTTTCGGCTCGGTGTGGTCAGAGGGGGGGTGAATGCGCGAGCCCTCGGTCTTATCGCCCTCTCCGTGCTGGTGAGCTGCGCTCCCGGCGCGCCCCCTCGCATCAGCTCCACGGAAAAGCCGGCCGGCCCGGCAAAGCCTCAGGAAAAGCAGGTGAATCCCCCGACGCCCAAGCCGGTGGCGGAGCGCCCACCGCCGCCCAAGGTCAGCGCGCCGATGCTCGGAGAGCCATCGGTGGCCACGCTGTCCGAGGCGCGGCTGGTGGAGTCCAGCTGCGAGGACGTGAAGATCATCGAGAAGAAGCGAACGGACGCGCTGGTGGCCAAGATGAAGCAGGACGTGGACGCGTCCTTCCAGCGCTGGAGCAAGCAGCAACCGGGTTGCTGGGAGCAGTACCGCTACGAAGCAAAGATGCGGGCCCAGTGGGGACAGGTGGGCTCCGCCATCGGCTACGGCAGCCTCGGGCTCAGTGGTGTGGGCTCCGGGGGCGGCGGGTTCGGGCGCCTCCACGGATCCCACAAGGTCGTGAGCGCTCGGTCCGTGTCACGCACGAACAACCAGGTCTCCGGCGTGGACGAAGCCGACATCGTCAAGACCGACGGGCGCTGGGTGTACTTCGCCATGAACGGCGCGCTGCGCATCGTGGAAGCGATGAAGCCGCGCGTCGTGTCCGTCACACGCCTTCGCGGACACACCCGGGAGCTGTTCGTCGACGGCGATCGTGCGGTGGTCTTTTCGTCCAGTGCGGCCCCCGCCCGGCGCTGCACCTATGGCTACGATTGCCAGTTCGCGGGCGACGGCAGCGCCACCGAGATTTCCGTATTCGACATATCCAGTCGCGCCAAGCCGAAGCTCCTGCGTAGCATCGAGCTATCCGGCTCCCTGATCGCCGCGCGCAAGATTGGCCACACGGTCCACACCGTCGTCGCCGACGGCGACACTCCGCGCGCCAGCTATTCCACCTGGCCATCCGGGCTCGCTACCTGCGGCACGCAGGAGAAGTACGTGCGCGCCAAGTTCGCGGCGCTGAAACGCGAAAACGAGAAGCGCATTCGCGCCCGGCACTTCGGGTTGCCGACCCTGAAGGAGTCCGGCAACGAGCAGAAGCTCTGCCGCGGGCTCCTGCGCACGGCGTTCAGCGACGGCGAGGCGTTCACCACGCTGGTGTCCTTCGACGTCACCAAGAGCGATACGCCGACCACGGCGACGATTCAGAGCCGCCCGGGCGCGGTGTTCGCTTCCACGGACGCGCTCTACTTTTCCGTGGGCCACCGCCGCACGGACCGCTGGTACTCCTTCTACGACGCCGAGAACGAGGTCAGCGAGATCCACAAGTTTCGCATCGGCGGCGCGCCGGAGGACACGCGCTACGTGGGCTCCGGCGTGGTTCCCGGTCACGTGCTCAATCAGTTCTCCATGGACGAGTGGTACGGCTACCTGCGCATCGCCACCACCAAGGGCCACGTACCGGATCCCAAGGCCGAGAGCGTGGTGTCCGTTCTGGCCGAAGCCGAGGGCGGCAACCTGGCACGCGTCGGCGCGATCCCCAAGATCGCCCCCGGTGAGGACATCCGCGCCGTGCGTTTCGATGGCGACCGCGCCTACGTCGTCACCTTCAAGAAGACGGACCCGCTGTTCGTGATGGACCTGTACGACCCCGCGCGCCCCAAGATCCTAGGAGAGCTGAAGATCCCGGGGTTTTCCACCTATCTACACCGCATCGATCCGGAGCACCTGTTGTCCATCGGCTTCGACGCCGAAGACCACGACAGCTTCGCCTACTTCGACGGCGTGATCCTGCAGCTGTTCGACGTGAAGAACCCGACCGAGCCCAAGCTCCTACACAAGGAGAAGATCGGAACCCGCGGCTCGAGCTCGGAAGCCATCACCAACCACCTGGCGTTCAACTACCTCGCCGACAAGGGCCTGCTCGCGGTGCCCATGACCATCTGCGAGGGCGGCGGAGACGGGATGAACGGCAACGAGCTCACCTTCGGCGGCCTGTTGGTCTACGACGTGAGCGTTGCCAAGGGCTTCAAGCGGCTCGGCGGCATCGATCACGGAACCCAGGGGGCGGACTGCAGCACCTGGTGGTCCAACGCCACATCACAGGTCAAGCGCAGCCTGTTCCTGGACGACCTGGTGTACTCCATCGCGAACGATCGCGTGAAGGTTCAGCGCATGGGCCACTTCGGAGAAGACGTCGCCGACATCAGATTGAATTGAGATCCGGCTCTTCCCCTGTGCGCGCGATGGCCAGATGGATGTGGTCGTGATGGTCCGCGTTGTAGTCGGGGGTCAAGAGCTCCTTGAAGCGCCCGGTGCGCTTCAGCTCGCAGGCCACGCGATTGAGCACGGGGGCGTCCACGGCGCAGCCGTCCGAGAGCCCTCGGGAAAAGTCCTTCTTCACCTCGACCCAGCCGCTCGCCACCTTCATTGCGTGCACGTCGATGGCGAGACCATTGGCATGCAGGCTGAGCTTGCCCACGCGGCTCTGGCGGTACACGTAGGCGCCGGAGAAGCGCAGCGCCGTGACCCCCAGGTGCGTCAGGATGGGCGCGACCTCGGCCAATGCCACCGCGAAGCGACAGTCGAGCTCGAGGGGCAAGCCGGCTCCGGCGACGAAATGCAGTCCGCCGATGTCACTCTTCACCACCACGGGGGTGCTCACTCCTCGCAAGTGGTCCACGCTCTCGTAGGCGACCCCGAGCTCCGTGAGTCGAGCGAGGCACTGCGCTCCCGCCGGTGGAAGCGTGGCGGGAGCCAGCTTGGGCAGCGGCAACGTGACGCGCGCCTGGGACCGTGGTGCGGGCAGCTCCGCCGGGGGCTTGTCGGGACCTCGGGCAACGGTCCACGTGTCGCTCGGCGGCCTGCCCGTCGACGTGGTCGGCGGCCACGCATACCCCGGAGCGGCCACCAGCATTCGCGGGGCCCCCGGCGGCACGGCTTCTCGGGCGCAGCCCAGAGCCAAGATCGAAAGCACCATCCACGCTGCTCGGGCCATGGTGGCGTTGTCCCACGCGCTGGCGTTTCGACCCAAAAAACCGGGGGAAATCCCCCAAAACCCCTGCTCGGATGGACCGCTGTTACCATCCACGGGTGCGACTTCGCGTGATCCACCTCGGTCGACGCCGAGAGCGCTTTCGCTCCGGAGCTCCCGGGTTCATGACCTGGACCGTCGCCCTCGGTCTGATGCTCACGCCGATAGTGGGTTGGGTAGCGGAGAACATGGTCGACGAGAAGTCCGCCCAGGCCGCCCTCGCCCACGAAGCGGACGAGAGAGCCCGCGACGAGATGCTCGAGCAAGGCTGGCTTCCGCTGGATGTCGGTCCGGCGCGGAAACGACTCTCGGCGACGCGCGGCGTGGAGCTGCTCTCGGCCCAGCGCGACTTCGCGCTGCCGCTGGCGAACGGCACGGTCGCCGGGAAACCCGCGGCCCGCGCGGATCTGGAACGCGCGTCGCTGCTGCTCGTCACGGAGCTCGAGCGCTATCCCCGGACGTTCCTGGGCAAAAGTCGCTTCTCCCGCGTGCTGCTGTGCACTGGGCTCACGGAAGGCGGCGCCGTGATCCCATCGCTACCGAACTTCCACCGCACGCTGCTCCTGGACGTGAGCGCCCCCACGCCCTTTCTGCGACGTCTCGTGCACCACGAGGTCTTCCACTTCGCGGACTACGCGGACGACGATCAGGTCAGTCGCGATCCGGCCTGGGAAAAGCTCAACGATCACTGGTTCGTGTACGGCTCCGGGGGGCGCTTCGCCCGGGACGGCAAGACGGCCGTGTTCGGCAGCGGCGGGCCCGGCTTCGTGACCGGCTACGCTCGCTCCGCCCTGGAAGAGGACAAGGCCGAGGTGTTCGCCTTTGCCATGGCGGAGCCCGCTCGCCTGGCGAAACTGACGGCAAGAGATGCGATCGTGAGGAAGAAGCTCGCCAGCGTCCGAAGCCAGCTGCACGGGCTGGACACCGAGCTCGACGACGCCTTTTGGCAAAGCGTCAGTCGGCAGTGAGCTGACGCACGCGATCGACGACGCGCGCCAGCGTCGTCGCACAGGGCTCGCAGTTACTGCCGCAGCAACGCCGCCAGAAGTCGTCCTTGCGACCGAGCAACGTGCGGATGGTCCCACGGTAGACGGGATCCAGCTGGTTCTCCGTCATCGCCTGCGACAAGGCTTCGTCCAGGTCCATCGAGATGGACCCTACTCCAACCTGCGAGCAGCAGCCATCGGAACGCCGAGCTCACTCTCGAGCGCCGTCAGAAACGTGCGCAGGAATGCAGCACGATGCTCGGCTTCCCGGCGACCCTCGACAGTGCACAAGGTGCTCGGCAAGCGGAGCAGCTTGGTGAAGAAATGATCCACGGAGAAAGCCCGGTCATCGAGCTCCCGGCGCTCTGCCCAGGGATCGTTTGCGTGGAAGTAGCGCGCCTTCATGCGCGAGCCGGTGCTGATACAACGCATCAATCCCAGGGCCCCTAGCGCCTCGAGACGATCGGCGTCCTGCAGCCCACGGCCGAGGGGCGTCTCGGGGACTGCGCCGCGGCTGTAGGAGTGATCGCGTATCGCAACGGCGATGTCATCGATGGCCGCGGCGTCGAAGCCGAGGGCCGGCAACAGCTCGCGTGCGAGATCGGCGGCGTGGGCGCTGGCCTTCGCTCGCTCCGGCGAGCTCTTCTCCACCGGCACGCCGTCGTGCAACAGCGCCGCGGCGATCGCCCGAACGGGCGCAACC
This window of the Polyangiaceae bacterium genome carries:
- a CDS encoding beta-propeller domain-containing protein yields the protein MNARALGLIALSVLVSCAPGAPPRISSTEKPAGPAKPQEKQVNPPTPKPVAERPPPPKVSAPMLGEPSVATLSEARLVESSCEDVKIIEKKRTDALVAKMKQDVDASFQRWSKQQPGCWEQYRYEAKMRAQWGQVGSAIGYGSLGLSGVGSGGGGFGRLHGSHKVVSARSVSRTNNQVSGVDEADIVKTDGRWVYFAMNGALRIVEAMKPRVVSVTRLRGHTRELFVDGDRAVVFSSSAAPARRCTYGYDCQFAGDGSATEISVFDISSRAKPKLLRSIELSGSLIAARKIGHTVHTVVADGDTPRASYSTWPSGLATCGTQEKYVRAKFAALKRENEKRIRARHFGLPTLKESGNEQKLCRGLLRTAFSDGEAFTTLVSFDVTKSDTPTTATIQSRPGAVFASTDALYFSVGHRRTDRWYSFYDAENEVSEIHKFRIGGAPEDTRYVGSGVVPGHVLNQFSMDEWYGYLRIATTKGHVPDPKAESVVSVLAEAEGGNLARVGAIPKIAPGEDIRAVRFDGDRAYVVTFKKTDPLFVMDLYDPARPKILGELKIPGFSTYLHRIDPEHLLSIGFDAEDHDSFAYFDGVILQLFDVKNPTEPKLLHKEKIGTRGSSSEAITNHLAFNYLADKGLLAVPMTICEGGGDGMNGNELTFGGLLVYDVSVAKGFKRLGGIDHGTQGADCSTWWSNATSQVKRSLFLDDLVYSIANDRVKVQRMGHFGEDVADIRLN
- a CDS encoding extensin family protein, with protein sequence MARAAWMVLSILALGCAREAVPPGAPRMLVAAPGYAWPPTTSTGRPPSDTWTVARGPDKPPAELPAPRSQARVTLPLPKLAPATLPPAGAQCLARLTELGVAYESVDHLRGVSTPVVVKSDIGGLHFVAGAGLPLELDCRFAVALAEVAPILTHLGVTALRFSGAYVYRQSRVGKLSLHANGLAIDVHAMKVASGWVEVKKDFSRGLSDGCAVDAPVLNRVACELKRTGRFKELLTPDYNADHHDHIHLAIARTGEEPDLNSI
- a CDS encoding HD domain-containing protein, which translates into the protein MADIAEVERVIAQHRALEQLRHEMAHRLGDDPAHDLSHALRVAAWTLRLAPEVAPVRAIAAALLHDGVPVEKSSPERAKASAHAADLARELLPALGFDAAAIDDIAVAIRDHSYSRGAVPETPLGRGLQDADRLEALGALGLMRCISTGSRMKARYFHANDPWAERRELDDRAFSVDHFFTKLLRLPSTLCTVEGRREAEHRAAFLRTFLTALESELGVPMAAARRLE